The genomic interval AGAGATAAAGATGGAATACCAGGGAAAGTAAAAACGATAGAATATGATCCAAATCGTTCTGCTCATATTGCATTGATTAATTATGCAGATGGAGAAAAACGATACATCATTGCACCTCATGGATTACATGTTGGGGCAACAGTTCTAAGTGGAAAAACAGCCACACCAGATGTTGGTAATACATTGCAATTAGGAGATGTACCATTAGGTTCAAGTATCCATGCAATTGAATTACATCCTGGGCAGGGTGCATGTCTTGTAAGAAGTGCAGGTACTTCTGCAACCATGATGGGTAAGGAAGATCGTTATGCAAGTATAAAAATGCCTTCTGGTGAAATTCGTAGGATTTTAACAACCTGCAGAGCGACTATTGGTTCGACTTCAAATCCAGATCATAGTCTTGAAACTATTGGTAAGGCGGGAAGAAACCGTTGGTTTGGTTGGAGACCACGAACTCGAGGTGTTGCGATGAACCCAGTTGATCATCCAATGGGAGGAGGTGAAGGAAGAGCATCTGGAGGACATCCAAGATCTAGAAATGGACAAATTGCAAAAGGTGCAAAAACCAGATCTAAAACCAAGCAATCTTCTAAACTTATAATTTCACGTAGAAAAACAACTAATTAATAGGGATCGATATGGCTAGATCAATTAAAAAAGGACCTTTTGTACATCACAAGTTGATGGAAAAAATTAGTAAAT from Saprospiraceae bacterium carries:
- the rplB gene encoding 50S ribosomal protein L2: MPVKKLNPITPSMRFRVQLTHEELTTNRPEKSLVESTSSTGGRNNQGRRTMRNRGGGHKKQYRRIDFLRDKDGIPGKVKTIEYDPNRSAHIALINYADGEKRYIIAPHGLHVGATVLSGKTATPDVGNTLQLGDVPLGSSIHAIELHPGQGACLVRSAGTSATMMGKEDRYASIKMPSGEIRRILTTCRATIGSTSNPDHSLETIGKAGRNRWFGWRPRTRGVAMNPVDHPMGGGEGRASGGHPRSRNGQIAKGAKTRSKTKQSSKLIISRRKTTN